In Gossypium arboreum isolate Shixiya-1 chromosome 5, ASM2569848v2, whole genome shotgun sequence, a single genomic region encodes these proteins:
- the LOC108452096 gene encoding pentatricopeptide repeat-containing protein At5g66500, mitochondrial, which produces MSVSRRCIDYLSYQVRNLRAIASIKVPVKKLHKRYAHIRHSLEELPLGDISSFNVRLASYFRSGNVQATWALFCHMHFSCCDLNAYTITPVLSACSALPGTKYGKQVHGLMIKTGVDAGTVAKTALMNLYSKYGCLGDSVRAFEEIELKDVVTWNAMISSFLRHGLAKDALHVFARMRRERVRLSEFTLCSVLKACSSLKAIAQGKQIHGLVVVFGRDLVILSTALVDFYSDMERINDALKVFSSLKDRKDNVMCNSLISGCIKNRRYKEAFSIMSKMRPNVVALTSALGACSENSDLWIGKQIHCLSLHFGFTDDTQLCNAILDMYAKCGKILYARSLFDGISNKCVVSWTSMIDAYGSHGYGIEALELFKQMEVNRNGVMPNSVTFLAVLSACGHSGLVEEGRKCFHLMREKYGLDPDREHYACFIDVLGRAGRIDEAWSLFDGMVKNGTNPTAAVWIALLNACSLNQDIARGEIAAKRLLEVEPDKPSNYVLLSNFYAAFGRWDSVDKLRDVMKQKGLNKEAGSSRVTVKPHDKTVIIGESRIAGVFL; this is translated from the coding sequence ATGTCTGTATCTCGTCGTTGCATTGATTATCTTAGTTATCAAGTCAGGAACCTTCGAGCGATTGCTTCAATCAAAGTCCCCGTTAAAAAGCTTCATAAACGTTATGCCCACATCCGCCACTCGCTTGAAGAATTGCCTCTTGGGGATATCAGTTCATTTAATGTTCGACTTGCCTCGTATTTTCGCAGTGGCAACGTTCAAGCAACATGGGCTCTCTTTTGTCACATGCATTTTTCATGCTGTGACCTTAATGCGTACACCATTACCCCGGTTTTGAGTGCCTGCTCTGCTTTGCCGGGCACGAAATATGGAAAGCAAGTGCATGGACTAATGATTAAAACAGGCGTGGATGCCGGAACGGTAGCCAAAACTGCACTAATGAACCTGTATTCCAAGTATGGATGCTTGGGTGACTCGGTTAGGGCGTTTGAAGAAATTGAACTGAAGGATGTTGTGACTTGGAATGCTATGATTTCGAGCTTTTTGAGGCATGGTCTTGCTAAAGATGCACTTCATGTTTTTGCAAGAATGAGAAGAGAAAGAGTGAGGCTTAGCGAGTTTACGTTGTGTTCTGTGTTAAAAGCTTGTTCTTCTTTGAAGGCTATTGCACAAGGAAAGCAGATTCATGGTTTGGTTGTTGTGTTTGGTCGTGATTTAGTGATTCTGAGTACTGCTCTCGTCGACTTTTACTCGGATATGGAACGTATTAACGATGCCCTGAAAGTTTTCTCCAGTTTAAAAGATAGAAAAGACAATGTAATGTGCAATTCTTTGATCAGTGGCTGCATTAAAAATCGAAGGTACAAAGAGGCATTTTCGATTATGAGTAAAATGAGACCCAATGTAGTTGCACTTACTAGTGCTCTAGGAGCTTGCTCTGAAAACTCCGATTTGTGGATTGGAAAGCAAATTCACTGTCTGTCATTACATTTTGGGTTCACCGATGATACCCAATTATGTAATGCTATATTGGATATGTATGCAAAGTGCGGGAAGATTTTGTATGCAAGATCATTGTTTGATGGGATTTCAAACAAATGCGTGGTTTCATGGACGAGCATGATCGATGCGTATGGTAGTCATGGATATGGGATTGAAGCTCTCGAGTTATTCAAGCAGATGGAGGTGAACAGAAATGGAGTTATGCCCAATTCTGTAACATTTCTTGCTGTTTTATCTGCTTGTGGGCATTCTGGGCTAGTTGAAGAAGGCCGAAAGTGTTTTCATTTAATGAGGGAGAAGTATGGTCTTGACCCGGATCGAGAACATTATGCTTGCTTCATTGATGTTTTAGGTCGAGCTGGTCGAATAGACGAGGCATGGTCTCTCTTTGATGGTATGGttaagaatggtacaaaccctaCAGCAGCAGTTTGGATAGCATTGCTAAACGCTTGTAGTCTTAATCAAGATATTGCCAGAGGCGAGATTGCCGCGAAGCGTCTGTTGGAAGTGGAACCGGATAAGCCCAGCAATTACGTGCTTCTTTCGAATTTCTATGCAGCATTTGGAAGATGGGATTCTGTTGATAAGTTGAGAGATGTAATGAAGCAAAAAGGGCTCAATAAAGAAGCCGGAAGTAGTCGAGTCACTGTTAAACCCCATGACAAAACCGTTATCATCGGAGAAAGTCGTATTGCCGGAGTATTTCTTTGA